From the genome of Limnochordia bacterium:
GATGGACTAAGGTAATGCGCAATTGGGGTACAATATACTCACAGTTGACTGTCTACTTTGGAGAACGGGTCACAAATTACTCTTAGGAGGATTCGGAGTTTACACAGTTAACTTGACGGTCTCCCTTCTTTAGTATAGCAATCATACCGTATCCAGTGCCGAAGAAGATGCTCTTGTTGGCATTTTCGCGGATAATTGCATATTCGTTCCCTCATCTGTTAGAATATATATGTAACTCCAGCAGAACCTTGCAGAATACTTTTGAGTTAGGGTAGAAGCTATTGACAAAACAATCTCAGGGAAGCAACCAAAACACTATCAAACAGGATAACTTAGCCCTGGTCTTAAATACCATTCGGCTACATGGACCAATTTCCCGTGTTCAGATCTCAGAAAAGGTAAAACTAAGGACATCAACGGTGACGAATCTGACGAGGGAATTGCTGGAAGTGGGTTTGATCGAGGAAAGTGGTACTACTGTTTCTAAAGCTGGTAGAAGAAGGGTTTTTCTACGTCTTGTGGCAGATGCGTACTATGTTATAGGGATAGAGCTTTCCAGGAATTTTGTGCGATGCCTTTTGACGGACCTTGGGGGGAATATCATCCACCAGAATCAGCGAGCGATTAAGCCTAATCGCACCGTTCTTATAGACAGTTTATGGGAAACCGTAGACGAGTGCATCCATGAGTCGCACAAGCGGGGTAAAATGGTGATTGGACTGGGGATAGGTATACCGGGCCCTTTGGATGCCGCATCAGGTGTGATTAAGTCACCACCGAATTTCGCTGGATTAGACGAGTTTCCTCTTAAGGCAATTTGCGAAGAACGATATGGTATTCCCACAGCGATCGATGATGATGCAAGAACCGCGGCGATGGGCGAGGCTTGGTTTGGAGCTGGCAAGAATCGCACAGACCTTGTGTATTTGTCTGTGGGCACTGGTGTTGGTGCAGGCGTGATCATCGGGGGCCGGATTTACCGTGGGAAGCATCAATTGGCTGGACAAATTGGACACATTGCCGTAGACCTCAAAGGAGAAAGATGTGCCTGTGGGAATACAGGCTGTCTAGAACTATATTTATCTAT
Proteins encoded in this window:
- a CDS encoding ROK family transcriptional regulator: MTKQSQGSNQNTIKQDNLALVLNTIRLHGPISRVQISEKVKLRTSTVTNLTRELLEVGLIEESGTTVSKAGRRRVFLRLVADAYYVIGIELSRNFVRCLLTDLGGNIIHQNQRAIKPNRTVLIDSLWETVDECIHESHKRGKMVIGLGIGIPGPLDAASGVIKSPPNFAGLDEFPLKAICEERYGIPTAIDDDARTAAMGEAWFGAGKNRTDLVYLSVGTGVGAGVIIGGRIYRGKHQLAGQIGHIAVDLKGERCACGNTGCLELYLSIPGLAKSIFGTIPTDTKAALMNLNKKDEHFDKAFAQALDYLEWAVASLINLYDPELLIIGGQLIALWPELVTEVTERVSRRGFASQNCVEICASPLSDDASALGGVALVLDKYFSDPISLLSLEDRKDVHSAQ